From the Excalfactoria chinensis isolate bCotChi1 chromosome 1, bCotChi1.hap2, whole genome shotgun sequence genome, one window contains:
- the DNAJB13 gene encoding dnaJ homolog subfamily B member 13, with amino-acid sequence MYRRAGSAAYNRCYGDPSAGLRNHSDGAAMGQDYYAVLELGRDATDADIKKAYRLLALENHPQKCREPGTQERFRMLAEAYDVLSDPVRRGIYDRFGEEGLKGGVPVGSDSEDAWTPGYVFHNDPYKVFKEFFGGHNPFAEFFTKDGLEVTLPFGGLRGRGVMKQDPPMVWELHVSLEDLFFGCTKKMKISRRVMNEDGQTSTIRDKILIIDVQPGWKQGTRITFEKEGDQGPNVIPADIIFVIQEKPHPRFKRNNDDLIYVASIPLGKALIGCTVDVRTLDGRLLSIPINDIVHPTYCKVVPGEGMPLLKDPRQKGDLLIRFNVSFPRHLTPNKKLLLRRALLP; translated from the exons ATGTATCGGAGAGCCGGAAGTGCGGCCTACAACCGTTGCTATGGTGACCCATCCGCGGGGCTGCGTAACCATAGCGACGGCGCCGCCATGGGGCAGGATTACTACGCCGTGCTGGAGCTGGGCCGCGACGCCACGGACGCCGACATTAAGAAGGC GTACCGGCTGTTGGCCTTGGAGAACCACCCGCAGAAATGCAGGGAGCCGGGAACGCAGGAGCGGTTCAGGATGTTGGCGGAGGCCTACGATGTGCTGAGCGACC CTGTAAGAAGAGGCATCTACGACAGGTTTGGTGAAGAAGGTCTCAAAGGCGGCGTCCCCGTGGGGTCCGACAGTGAGGATGCCTGGACTCCTGGTTATGTTTTCCACAACGACCCCTACAAAGTCTTCAAGGAGTTCTTTGGAGGACACAACCCTTTTGCAG AGTTCTTCACCAAGGATGGCTTGGAGGTGACCCTGCCCTTTGGAGGGCTGCGAGGAAGGGGTGTGATGAAGCAGGACCCCCCGATGGTGTGGGAACTCCACGTCTCCCTTGAAGACCTTTTCTTTGGCTGCACCAAGAAGATGAAGATCTCCCGTCGG GTGATGAACGAAGACGGTCAAACGAGCACCATCAGGGACAAGATCCTGATCATCGACGTGCAGCCGGGGTGGAAGCAGGGCACCAGGATCACCTTTGAGAAGGAAGGAGACCAG GGCCCAAACGTCATTCCAGCCGACATCATCTTCGTGATCCAAGAGAAACCTCACCCGaggtttaaaagaaacaacGACGACCTCATTTACGTGGCCAGCATCCCCCTGGGAAAG GCGCTGATTGGCTGCACGGTGGATGTGAGGACGCTGGACGGGCGGCTGCTGAGCATCCCCATCAACGACATCGTGCA CCCCACTTACTGCAAAGTGGTGCCTGGGGAGGGGATGCCGCTGCTGAAGGACCCGCGCCAAAAGGGCGACCTCCTCATCCGCTTCAACGTCAGCTTCCCCAGACACCTCACCCCCAACAAGAAGCTGCTCCTGAGGAGAGCGCTGCTGCCCTAG
- the PAAF1 gene encoding proteasomal ATPase-associated factor 1: MAATLRIQSDWSQALRRDEGEAWLSCRSPGKPTLYGRLTRRGLSTEGVPDIAASEGFVVGEVTKKSILISCPHENVSTKFLAPYTTFSRIHQKSITCLDISSGGGLGVSTSTDGTMKIWQAANGEIRRLLEGHVYDVNCCRFFPSGLVVLSGGMDAQLKIWSAEDASCVVTFKGHKGGILDTAIVDRGRNVLSCSRDGTARLWDCGKSACLGVIADCGSPINGIAVGTADDSVNLGTPEKAPSEREIGTEGKILLLAREDKKLQGVGLQSRQPVFLFDGSDAFNCCTFLSSTYFLAGTQDGNIYQLDVRNTNAPIQIIHRSGAPVLSLLPYRDGFIASQGDGTCFIIQQDLDYVIDLTEADCDPVYKVAPWEKQIYTCCRDAVVRRYQLGDM, from the exons ATGGCGGCGACGCTGCGGATCCAGAGCGACTGGAGTCAGGCGCTGAG GAGGGATGAGGGCGAGGCCTGGTTGAGTTGCCGCAGCCCGG GGAAACCCACGCTGTATGGCCGCCTGACCCGCCGTGGGCTCAGCACCGAGGGTGTCCCTGACATCGCTGCCTCCGAGGGCTTTGTGGTCGGCGAAGTCACCAAG AAAAGCATTCTCATTTCTTGCCCTCATGAAAACGTGTCCACCAAATTCTTGGCGCCCTACACAACTTTTTCCAGGATACATCAGAAAAGT ATCACCTGTCTGGATATCTCCAGTGGCGGAGGGCTCGGCGTATCCACCAGCACAGATGGAACCATGAAGATCTGGCAGGCTGCAAATGGAGAAATAAGA agaCTATTGGAAGGCCATGTGTATGATGTGAATTGTTGCAGGTTTTTCCCATCGGGCCTCGTGGTTCTGAGTGGGGGAATGGATGCCCAGCTAAAGATCTGGTCAGCAGAAGATGCCAGCTGCGTAGTAACGTTTAAAGGTCACAAAGGAG GTATTTTGGATACTGCCATTGTGGATCGGGGAAGAAACGTCCTTTCCTGCTCTAGGGACGGCACCGCACGCCTCTGGGACTGTGGCAAATCTGCCTGTCTGGGTGTCATTGCTGACTGCGGCTCTCCCATCAATGGCATCGCTGTGGGCACTGCTGACGACTCGGTGAACCTGGGCACACCTGAAAAAGCTCCCA gTGAACGTGAGATTGGGACAGAAGGGAAGATCCTGCTGCTGGCTCGAGAAGACAAGAAGCTGCAGGGAGttgggctgcagagcaggcagccg GTGTTCCTCTTTGACGGATCTGATGCTTTCAATTGCTGCACATTCCTCTCAAGTACCTATTTCCTAGCAGGGACTCAGGATGGGAACATCTATCAGCTGGATGTGAGAAACACCAA tgctccAATCCAGATCATTCACAGATCAGGAGCACCAGTGCTTTCTCTGCTCCCATACAGAGATGGATTCATTGCCAGCCAAG GTGATGGAACGTGCTTTATCATTCAGCAAGACCTCGATTATGTCATCGACCTCACAGAAGCAGACTGTGACCCTGTGTACAAG GTTGCTCCATGGGAGAAGCAGATCTACACGTGCTGCAGGGACGCCGTGGTGCGGCGGTACCAGCTGGGCGACATGtag
- the COA4 gene encoding cytochrome c oxidase assembly factor 4 homolog, mitochondrial, with the protein MAKPGHAWSRPKSQEEDEEEDPVEAMVSRTGCAEQHWALQECMAEQRDWRRCQVQVQAFRQCMARQQRPQPEELHPNPPHCSPNGD; encoded by the coding sequence ATGGCAAAGCCTGGCCATGCCTGGAGCCGTCCTAAATCccaagaggaagatgaagaggaGGATCCAGTAGAGGCCATGGTGTCCCGGAcgggctgtgcagagcagcactgggcgCTGCAGGAGTGCATGGCGGAGCAGCGGGACTGGAGGCGCTGCCAGGTTCAGGTCCAGGCCTTCAGGCAGTGCATGGCCCGGCAGCAGCGCCCGCAGCCCGAGGAGCTgcaccccaacccaccccactgCTCCCCCAATGGAGACTGA
- the MRPL48 gene encoding large ribosomal subunit protein mL48 produces MSAAVLCLKKGTLLKQVFALSRAATPRESHLCAAGDALVSFHRHYRSRPTHGIGKYKYLLPKEVPKRKRDRVQMKEINVGTEHEYGDINIQMTSYDMCLVEHFAQYVHKLCNQLSIRVNESYAMPTKTNEVLFLEERGSKMQLDAVLTTHQRVVQISRLSSTFAPILLEIIQSNQPEGVHLLMKEHTESDFKSRLKSRPELEELLAQVS; encoded by the exons ATGAGCGCGGCG GTGCTGTGCTTGAAAAAGGGAACATTACTAAAGCAAGTGTTTGCGCTCAGCCG agcagcaacaccCAGAGAAAGtcatctgtgtgctgcag gTGATGCACTTGTGAGTTTCCACAGACACTACAGATCCCGCCCCACGCATGGCATTGGGAAGTATAAATATCTGCTCCCAAAGGAG gttccaaagagaaaaagggatAGAGTACAGATGAAAGAGATAAATGTTGGGACTGAACACGAGTACGGAGATATTAACATCCAGATGACTTCCTATGATATGTGTCTCGTGGAGCATTTTGCTCAATACGTGCATAAACTCTGCAACCAGCTGTCCATTAGAGTGAATGAAAG CTACGCGATGCCCACCAAGACCAACGAAGTGCTGTTCTTGGAAGAGCGAGGCTCCAAAATGCAGCTGGACGCAGTCCTCACCACCCACCAGAGGGTTGTCCAG atcAGCAGATTGAGCTCAACGTTTGCTCCAATACTCTTGGAAATTATTCAGAGTAATCAGCCCGAAGGGGTCCATCTGTTAATGAAAGAG CACACGGAATCTGACTTCAAGAGCCGATTGAAGTCCCGACCTGAACTGGAAGAGCTGCTGGCCCAGGTGAGCTGA